One window of Ziziphus jujuba cultivar Dongzao chromosome 5, ASM3175591v1 genomic DNA carries:
- the LOC107411579 gene encoding transcriptional corepressor LEUNIG isoform X3: MSQTNWEADKMLDVYIHDYLVKRDLKASAQAFQAEGKVSSDPVAIDAPGGFLFEWWSVFWDIFIARTNEKHSEVAASYIETQLIKAREQQQQQQQQQPQQPQHHPQQQHMQMQQLILQRHAQQQQQQQQQQQQQQQQQQQQQHQQQQQQQPQQQQQQQQQQQPPPMQQQRRDGAHLLNGATNGLVGNDPLMRQNPGTANALATRMYEERLKLPQRDSLDDAPMKQRFGENVGQLLDANHASILKSAAATGQPSGQVLHGTAGGMSPQVQARNQQLPGSTPDIKPEINPVLNPRAAGPEGSLIGIPGSNQGSNNLTLKGWPLTGLDQLRSGLLQQQKPYIQAPQPFHQLHMLTPQHQQQLMLAQQNLSSPSASDDSRRLRMLLNNRNMGIGKDSLSNSVGDVVPNVGSPIQAGGPHLHRDTETQIKLKMAQLHQQQLQQQNSNPQQQQQQQQQQHALPTPPSQSSNHNPHPQDKMGGAGSVTIDGSMSNSFRGNDQGSKNQTGRKRKQPVSSSGPANSSGTANTAGPSPSSAPSSPSAHTPDVISMPPLPHSGSTSKPLMMFGADGTATLTSPSNQLADMDRFVEDGSLEDNVESFLTHDDADPRDAVGRCMDVSKGFTFTEVNAVRASTSKVICCHFSSDGKLLASGGHDKKAVLWHADSLKPKTTLEEHSSLITDVRFSPSMPRLATSSFDKTVRVWDADNPGYSLRTFMGHSASVMSLDFHPNESDLICSCDGDGEIRYWSIKNGSCQRVFKGGTAQMRFQPRLGRYLAAAAENVVSILDVETQACRHSLQGHTKPIHSVCWDPSGEFLASVSEDSVRVWTLGSGSEGECIHELSCNGNKFHSCVFHPTYTSLLVIGCYQSLELWNMSENKTMTLSAHEGLIAALAVSTVTGLVASASHDKFVKLWK; this comes from the exons ATGTCTCAGACCAACTGGGAAGCTGATAAAAT GTTAGATGTGTATATCCATGATTATTTAGTTAAGAGGGATTTAAAGGCTTCTGCTCAAGCATTCCAAGCTGAAGGAAAAGTATCCTCCGATCCCGTGG CCATTGATGCTCCTGGAGGTTTTCTTTTTGAATGGTGGTCAGTTTTCTGGGATATATTTATTGCTCGGACCAATGAGAAACATTCGGAGGTTGCTGCTTCTTACATTGAG ACACAGTTGATTAAAGCAAGAGAacaacaacagcagcagcaacagcagCAACCTCAACAACCACAGCACCACCCACAACAGCAGCACATGCAGATGCAGCAGCTCATTTTGCAGAGACATGCTCAGcagcaacaacagcaacaacagcagcagcagcagcagcagcagcagcagcaacagcagcagcatcagcagcagcagcaacagcagccacagcagcagcagcagcagcagcagcagcagcagccacCACCAATGCAGCAGCAGCGAAGAGATGGGGCCCACCTCCTAAATGGTGCTACAAATGGGCTTGTTGGAAATGATCCTCTTATGCGACAAAATCCTGGAACTGCAAATGCCTTGGCTACAAGGATGTATGAGGAAAGATTAAAACTACCTCAGAGAGATTCTTTGGATGATGCGCCTATGAAG CAAAGATTTGGGGAGAATGTGGGCCAGCTTTTGGATGCAAATCATGCCTCAATATTGAAGTCAGCTGCAGCCACGGGTCAGCCTTCAGG GCAAGTTTTGCATGGTACTGCTGGCGGGATGTCTCCACAAGTTCAAGCACGTAATCAGCAACTGCCAGGGTCCACTccg GACATAAAGCCTGAGATTAATCCAGTGTTGAATCCCCGAGCTGCAGGTCCTGAAGGATCGTTAATAGGCATTCCTG GATCAAATCAAGGCTCAAACAATTTGACTCTAAAAGGATGGCCCTTAACA GGTCTAGATCAGCTTCGCTCAGGGCTTCTTCAGCAACAAAAACCTTATATACAGGCTCCCCAACCCTTTCATCAGCTTCATATGCTGACCCCTCAACACCAGCAACAACTTATGCTTGCACAACAGAATTTGTCATCACCATCTGCCAGCGATGATAGTAGAAGACTGAGAATGCTTTTAAATAACCGGAATATGGGTATTGGAAAGGATAGCCTTTCAAATTCTGTTGGGGATGTGGTTCCAAACGTTGGATCCCCTATCCAGGCTGGTGGCCCTCATTTGCATCGTGATACAGAAACGCAGATAAAG TTAAAAATGGCTCAACTACATCAGCAACAGCTGCAGCAACAAAACAGTAATccacagcagcagcagcaacagcagcagcagcagcatgcTCTTCCAACTCCGCCATCACAAAGTTCAAATCACAATCCTCACCCACAAGATAAAATGGGGGGTGCTGGCAGTGTCACCATAGATGGAagcatgtcaaactcctttcgGGGAAATGATCAG GGTTCAAAAAATCAGACTGGTAGAAAGAGAAAGCAGCCAGTCTCATCTTCAGGTCCTGCCAATAGCTCAGGAACGGCAAACACGGCTGGACCTTCCCCAAGTTCAGCACCTTCATCACCCTCAGCTCACACGCCAGATGTGATATCAATGCCTCCTTTGCCCCATAGTGGTAGCACTTCCAAGCCTTTGATGATGTTTGGTGCTGATGGCACTGCAACTCTTACATCTCCTTCCAATCAATTG GCTGATATGGATCGATTTGTAGAGGATGGATCACTTGAGGATAATGTTGAGTCTTTTTTAACTCATGATGATGCAGACCCAAGAGATGCTGTTGGTCGTTGTATGGATGTTAGCAAAG GATTCACGTTCACAGAAGTAAATGCTGTTAGAGCCAGCACAAGCAAAGTTATTTGTTGTCACTTCTCATCTGATGGAAAATTGCTAGCTAGTGGTGGGCATGACAAGAAA GCTGTATTGTGGCATGCGGATAGTTTAAAGCCAAAAACTACGCTTGAAGAACATTCGTCTTTAATAACCGACGTTCGGTTTAGTCCAAGCATGCCGCGTCTTGCAACATCTTCATTTGACAAAACTGTCAGGGTTTGGGATGCTGACAAT CCTGGTTATTCACTTCGTACTTTTATGGGACATTCTGCCTCTGTTATGTCATTAGACTTCCACCCAAATGAATCTGACCTCATATGCTCTTGTGATGGGGATGGTGAGATACGTTACTGGAGTATTAAAAATGGCAGCTGTCAAAGAGTTTTCAAG GGTGGAACGGCTCAAATGAGATTTCAACCCCGTCTTGGGAGATACCTTGCAGCTGCTGCAGAGAATGTTGTATCCATACTGGATGTGGAGACACAAGCTTGTCGACATTCATTGCAG GGACATACTAAGCCAATCCATTCTGTGTGCTGGGATCCTTCTGGTGAATTTCTTGCATCCGTCAGTGAGGACTCTGTCAGAGTTTGGACACTTGGATCGGGAAGTGAAGGGGAGTGTATACATGAACTGAGCTGTAATGGCAACAAATTTCACTCGTGTGTTTTCCATCCTACGTATACTTCATTGCTGGTTATTGGTTGTTACCAG TCTTTGGAGCTATGGAACATGAGTGAGAACAAGACAATGACTCTATCAGCTCATGAAGGACTTATTGCTGCTTTGGCTGTGTCAACTGTGACAGGTTTGGTTGCTTCGGCCAGCCATGATAAGTTTGTCAAGCTCTGGAAGTGA
- the LOC107411579 gene encoding transcriptional corepressor LEUNIG isoform X2 — MSQTNWEADKMLDVYIHDYLVKRDLKASAQAFQAEGKVSSDPVAIDAPGGFLFEWWSVFWDIFIARTNEKHSEVAASYIETQLIKAREQQQQQQQQQPQQPQHHPQQQHMQMQQLILQRHAQQQQQQQQQQQQQQQQQQQQQHQQQQQQQPQQQQQQQQQQQPPPMQQQRRDGAHLLNGATNGLVGNDPLMRQNPGTANALATRMYEERLKLPQRDSLDDAPMKQRFGENVGQLLDANHASILKSAAATGQPSGQVLHGTAGGMSPQVQARNQQLPGSTPDIKPEINPVLNPRAAGPEGSLIGIPGSNQGSNNLTLKGWPLTGLDQLRSGLLQQQKPYIQAPQPFHQLHMLTPQHQQQLMLAQQNLSSPSASDDSRRLRMLLNNRNMGIGKDSLSNSVGDVVPNVGSPIQAGGPHLHRDTETQIKLKMAQLHQQQLQQQNSNPQQQQQQQQQQHALPTPPSQSSNHNPHPQDKMGGAGSVTIDGSMSNSFRGNDQTGRKRKQPVSSSGPANSSGTANTAGPSPSSAPSSPSAHTPDVISMPPLPHSGSTSKPLMMFGADGTATLTSPSNQLWDDKDLELQADMDRFVEDGSLEDNVESFLTHDDADPRDAVGRCMDVSKGFTFTEVNAVRASTSKVICCHFSSDGKLLASGGHDKKAVLWHADSLKPKTTLEEHSSLITDVRFSPSMPRLATSSFDKTVRVWDADNPGYSLRTFMGHSASVMSLDFHPNESDLICSCDGDGEIRYWSIKNGSCQRVFKGGTAQMRFQPRLGRYLAAAAENVVSILDVETQACRHSLQGHTKPIHSVCWDPSGEFLASVSEDSVRVWTLGSGSEGECIHELSCNGNKFHSCVFHPTYTSLLVIGCYQSLELWNMSENKTMTLSAHEGLIAALAVSTVTGLVASASHDKFVKLWK; from the exons ATGTCTCAGACCAACTGGGAAGCTGATAAAAT GTTAGATGTGTATATCCATGATTATTTAGTTAAGAGGGATTTAAAGGCTTCTGCTCAAGCATTCCAAGCTGAAGGAAAAGTATCCTCCGATCCCGTGG CCATTGATGCTCCTGGAGGTTTTCTTTTTGAATGGTGGTCAGTTTTCTGGGATATATTTATTGCTCGGACCAATGAGAAACATTCGGAGGTTGCTGCTTCTTACATTGAG ACACAGTTGATTAAAGCAAGAGAacaacaacagcagcagcaacagcagCAACCTCAACAACCACAGCACCACCCACAACAGCAGCACATGCAGATGCAGCAGCTCATTTTGCAGAGACATGCTCAGcagcaacaacagcaacaacagcagcagcagcagcagcagcagcagcagcaacagcagcagcatcagcagcagcagcaacagcagccacagcagcagcagcagcagcagcagcagcagcagccacCACCAATGCAGCAGCAGCGAAGAGATGGGGCCCACCTCCTAAATGGTGCTACAAATGGGCTTGTTGGAAATGATCCTCTTATGCGACAAAATCCTGGAACTGCAAATGCCTTGGCTACAAGGATGTATGAGGAAAGATTAAAACTACCTCAGAGAGATTCTTTGGATGATGCGCCTATGAAG CAAAGATTTGGGGAGAATGTGGGCCAGCTTTTGGATGCAAATCATGCCTCAATATTGAAGTCAGCTGCAGCCACGGGTCAGCCTTCAGG GCAAGTTTTGCATGGTACTGCTGGCGGGATGTCTCCACAAGTTCAAGCACGTAATCAGCAACTGCCAGGGTCCACTccg GACATAAAGCCTGAGATTAATCCAGTGTTGAATCCCCGAGCTGCAGGTCCTGAAGGATCGTTAATAGGCATTCCTG GATCAAATCAAGGCTCAAACAATTTGACTCTAAAAGGATGGCCCTTAACA GGTCTAGATCAGCTTCGCTCAGGGCTTCTTCAGCAACAAAAACCTTATATACAGGCTCCCCAACCCTTTCATCAGCTTCATATGCTGACCCCTCAACACCAGCAACAACTTATGCTTGCACAACAGAATTTGTCATCACCATCTGCCAGCGATGATAGTAGAAGACTGAGAATGCTTTTAAATAACCGGAATATGGGTATTGGAAAGGATAGCCTTTCAAATTCTGTTGGGGATGTGGTTCCAAACGTTGGATCCCCTATCCAGGCTGGTGGCCCTCATTTGCATCGTGATACAGAAACGCAGATAAAG TTAAAAATGGCTCAACTACATCAGCAACAGCTGCAGCAACAAAACAGTAATccacagcagcagcagcaacagcagcagcagcagcatgcTCTTCCAACTCCGCCATCACAAAGTTCAAATCACAATCCTCACCCACAAGATAAAATGGGGGGTGCTGGCAGTGTCACCATAGATGGAagcatgtcaaactcctttcgGGGAAATGATCAG ACTGGTAGAAAGAGAAAGCAGCCAGTCTCATCTTCAGGTCCTGCCAATAGCTCAGGAACGGCAAACACGGCTGGACCTTCCCCAAGTTCAGCACCTTCATCACCCTCAGCTCACACGCCAGATGTGATATCAATGCCTCCTTTGCCCCATAGTGGTAGCACTTCCAAGCCTTTGATGATGTTTGGTGCTGATGGCACTGCAACTCTTACATCTCCTTCCAATCAATTG TGGGATGATAAAGATCTTGAATTGCAGGCTGATATGGATCGATTTGTAGAGGATGGATCACTTGAGGATAATGTTGAGTCTTTTTTAACTCATGATGATGCAGACCCAAGAGATGCTGTTGGTCGTTGTATGGATGTTAGCAAAG GATTCACGTTCACAGAAGTAAATGCTGTTAGAGCCAGCACAAGCAAAGTTATTTGTTGTCACTTCTCATCTGATGGAAAATTGCTAGCTAGTGGTGGGCATGACAAGAAA GCTGTATTGTGGCATGCGGATAGTTTAAAGCCAAAAACTACGCTTGAAGAACATTCGTCTTTAATAACCGACGTTCGGTTTAGTCCAAGCATGCCGCGTCTTGCAACATCTTCATTTGACAAAACTGTCAGGGTTTGGGATGCTGACAAT CCTGGTTATTCACTTCGTACTTTTATGGGACATTCTGCCTCTGTTATGTCATTAGACTTCCACCCAAATGAATCTGACCTCATATGCTCTTGTGATGGGGATGGTGAGATACGTTACTGGAGTATTAAAAATGGCAGCTGTCAAAGAGTTTTCAAG GGTGGAACGGCTCAAATGAGATTTCAACCCCGTCTTGGGAGATACCTTGCAGCTGCTGCAGAGAATGTTGTATCCATACTGGATGTGGAGACACAAGCTTGTCGACATTCATTGCAG GGACATACTAAGCCAATCCATTCTGTGTGCTGGGATCCTTCTGGTGAATTTCTTGCATCCGTCAGTGAGGACTCTGTCAGAGTTTGGACACTTGGATCGGGAAGTGAAGGGGAGTGTATACATGAACTGAGCTGTAATGGCAACAAATTTCACTCGTGTGTTTTCCATCCTACGTATACTTCATTGCTGGTTATTGGTTGTTACCAG TCTTTGGAGCTATGGAACATGAGTGAGAACAAGACAATGACTCTATCAGCTCATGAAGGACTTATTGCTGCTTTGGCTGTGTCAACTGTGACAGGTTTGGTTGCTTCGGCCAGCCATGATAAGTTTGTCAAGCTCTGGAAGTGA
- the LOC107411579 gene encoding transcriptional corepressor LEUNIG isoform X1 — protein sequence MSQTNWEADKMLDVYIHDYLVKRDLKASAQAFQAEGKVSSDPVAIDAPGGFLFEWWSVFWDIFIARTNEKHSEVAASYIETQLIKAREQQQQQQQQQPQQPQHHPQQQHMQMQQLILQRHAQQQQQQQQQQQQQQQQQQQQQHQQQQQQQPQQQQQQQQQQQPPPMQQQRRDGAHLLNGATNGLVGNDPLMRQNPGTANALATRMYEERLKLPQRDSLDDAPMKQRFGENVGQLLDANHASILKSAAATGQPSGQVLHGTAGGMSPQVQARNQQLPGSTPDIKPEINPVLNPRAAGPEGSLIGIPGSNQGSNNLTLKGWPLTGLDQLRSGLLQQQKPYIQAPQPFHQLHMLTPQHQQQLMLAQQNLSSPSASDDSRRLRMLLNNRNMGIGKDSLSNSVGDVVPNVGSPIQAGGPHLHRDTETQIKLKMAQLHQQQLQQQNSNPQQQQQQQQQQHALPTPPSQSSNHNPHPQDKMGGAGSVTIDGSMSNSFRGNDQGSKNQTGRKRKQPVSSSGPANSSGTANTAGPSPSSAPSSPSAHTPDVISMPPLPHSGSTSKPLMMFGADGTATLTSPSNQLWDDKDLELQADMDRFVEDGSLEDNVESFLTHDDADPRDAVGRCMDVSKGFTFTEVNAVRASTSKVICCHFSSDGKLLASGGHDKKAVLWHADSLKPKTTLEEHSSLITDVRFSPSMPRLATSSFDKTVRVWDADNPGYSLRTFMGHSASVMSLDFHPNESDLICSCDGDGEIRYWSIKNGSCQRVFKGGTAQMRFQPRLGRYLAAAAENVVSILDVETQACRHSLQGHTKPIHSVCWDPSGEFLASVSEDSVRVWTLGSGSEGECIHELSCNGNKFHSCVFHPTYTSLLVIGCYQSLELWNMSENKTMTLSAHEGLIAALAVSTVTGLVASASHDKFVKLWK from the exons ATGTCTCAGACCAACTGGGAAGCTGATAAAAT GTTAGATGTGTATATCCATGATTATTTAGTTAAGAGGGATTTAAAGGCTTCTGCTCAAGCATTCCAAGCTGAAGGAAAAGTATCCTCCGATCCCGTGG CCATTGATGCTCCTGGAGGTTTTCTTTTTGAATGGTGGTCAGTTTTCTGGGATATATTTATTGCTCGGACCAATGAGAAACATTCGGAGGTTGCTGCTTCTTACATTGAG ACACAGTTGATTAAAGCAAGAGAacaacaacagcagcagcaacagcagCAACCTCAACAACCACAGCACCACCCACAACAGCAGCACATGCAGATGCAGCAGCTCATTTTGCAGAGACATGCTCAGcagcaacaacagcaacaacagcagcagcagcagcagcagcagcagcagcaacagcagcagcatcagcagcagcagcaacagcagccacagcagcagcagcagcagcagcagcagcagcagccacCACCAATGCAGCAGCAGCGAAGAGATGGGGCCCACCTCCTAAATGGTGCTACAAATGGGCTTGTTGGAAATGATCCTCTTATGCGACAAAATCCTGGAACTGCAAATGCCTTGGCTACAAGGATGTATGAGGAAAGATTAAAACTACCTCAGAGAGATTCTTTGGATGATGCGCCTATGAAG CAAAGATTTGGGGAGAATGTGGGCCAGCTTTTGGATGCAAATCATGCCTCAATATTGAAGTCAGCTGCAGCCACGGGTCAGCCTTCAGG GCAAGTTTTGCATGGTACTGCTGGCGGGATGTCTCCACAAGTTCAAGCACGTAATCAGCAACTGCCAGGGTCCACTccg GACATAAAGCCTGAGATTAATCCAGTGTTGAATCCCCGAGCTGCAGGTCCTGAAGGATCGTTAATAGGCATTCCTG GATCAAATCAAGGCTCAAACAATTTGACTCTAAAAGGATGGCCCTTAACA GGTCTAGATCAGCTTCGCTCAGGGCTTCTTCAGCAACAAAAACCTTATATACAGGCTCCCCAACCCTTTCATCAGCTTCATATGCTGACCCCTCAACACCAGCAACAACTTATGCTTGCACAACAGAATTTGTCATCACCATCTGCCAGCGATGATAGTAGAAGACTGAGAATGCTTTTAAATAACCGGAATATGGGTATTGGAAAGGATAGCCTTTCAAATTCTGTTGGGGATGTGGTTCCAAACGTTGGATCCCCTATCCAGGCTGGTGGCCCTCATTTGCATCGTGATACAGAAACGCAGATAAAG TTAAAAATGGCTCAACTACATCAGCAACAGCTGCAGCAACAAAACAGTAATccacagcagcagcagcaacagcagcagcagcagcatgcTCTTCCAACTCCGCCATCACAAAGTTCAAATCACAATCCTCACCCACAAGATAAAATGGGGGGTGCTGGCAGTGTCACCATAGATGGAagcatgtcaaactcctttcgGGGAAATGATCAG GGTTCAAAAAATCAGACTGGTAGAAAGAGAAAGCAGCCAGTCTCATCTTCAGGTCCTGCCAATAGCTCAGGAACGGCAAACACGGCTGGACCTTCCCCAAGTTCAGCACCTTCATCACCCTCAGCTCACACGCCAGATGTGATATCAATGCCTCCTTTGCCCCATAGTGGTAGCACTTCCAAGCCTTTGATGATGTTTGGTGCTGATGGCACTGCAACTCTTACATCTCCTTCCAATCAATTG TGGGATGATAAAGATCTTGAATTGCAGGCTGATATGGATCGATTTGTAGAGGATGGATCACTTGAGGATAATGTTGAGTCTTTTTTAACTCATGATGATGCAGACCCAAGAGATGCTGTTGGTCGTTGTATGGATGTTAGCAAAG GATTCACGTTCACAGAAGTAAATGCTGTTAGAGCCAGCACAAGCAAAGTTATTTGTTGTCACTTCTCATCTGATGGAAAATTGCTAGCTAGTGGTGGGCATGACAAGAAA GCTGTATTGTGGCATGCGGATAGTTTAAAGCCAAAAACTACGCTTGAAGAACATTCGTCTTTAATAACCGACGTTCGGTTTAGTCCAAGCATGCCGCGTCTTGCAACATCTTCATTTGACAAAACTGTCAGGGTTTGGGATGCTGACAAT CCTGGTTATTCACTTCGTACTTTTATGGGACATTCTGCCTCTGTTATGTCATTAGACTTCCACCCAAATGAATCTGACCTCATATGCTCTTGTGATGGGGATGGTGAGATACGTTACTGGAGTATTAAAAATGGCAGCTGTCAAAGAGTTTTCAAG GGTGGAACGGCTCAAATGAGATTTCAACCCCGTCTTGGGAGATACCTTGCAGCTGCTGCAGAGAATGTTGTATCCATACTGGATGTGGAGACACAAGCTTGTCGACATTCATTGCAG GGACATACTAAGCCAATCCATTCTGTGTGCTGGGATCCTTCTGGTGAATTTCTTGCATCCGTCAGTGAGGACTCTGTCAGAGTTTGGACACTTGGATCGGGAAGTGAAGGGGAGTGTATACATGAACTGAGCTGTAATGGCAACAAATTTCACTCGTGTGTTTTCCATCCTACGTATACTTCATTGCTGGTTATTGGTTGTTACCAG TCTTTGGAGCTATGGAACATGAGTGAGAACAAGACAATGACTCTATCAGCTCATGAAGGACTTATTGCTGCTTTGGCTGTGTCAACTGTGACAGGTTTGGTTGCTTCGGCCAGCCATGATAAGTTTGTCAAGCTCTGGAAGTGA
- the LOC107411590 gene encoding uncharacterized protein LOC107411590 gives MIIDSENCANVISTVAVEKLGLTTIKYPKPYRLEWLNDSGKIKVNKQVKVKFSIDNYVHVVSYDVAPMHTEHILLGRPWQFDKNTIHYGQENSIVVRFKGKKIKLKPLTPRKVFRDQMQMQQRKEAERQKGKAIMPLTTSTSIQDRKVKPNHSSKSSKPESEKTEKEKKKINFYLSQGEIKREFLNKKPMLIMLSKDAYLNHLANLEEPVFPSFVSSLLQEFNDIFPEEIPGGLSPIDFISGAAIPNRPAT, from the coding sequence atgattatagatagtgaaaATTGTGCCAATGTTATAAGCACTGTAGCAGTGGAGAAGTTAGGTttaaccacaatcaaatatccaaaaccatataggcTTGAATGGCTTAATGacagtggaaagatcaaggtaAATAAGCAAgtcaaggtaaagtttagtattgataattaTGTGCATGTTGTTTCGTATGATGTTGCACCTATGCATACAGAACATATTCTGTTGGggagaccatggcaatttgacaaaaataccatacattatggtcaagaaaaCTCCATTGTGGTCCGATTCAAAGGCAAAAAGATCAAGCTCAAGCCATTAACACCAAGGAAGGTTTTTAGGGATcaaatgcaaatgcaacaaaggaaggaaGCTGAACGGCAGAAGGGGAAGGCCATTATGCCACTCACAACTTCAACAAGCATACAAGATCGCAAAGTTAAGCCTAACCATTCAAGTAAGTCTTCTAAACCTGAGAGTGaaaagacagagaaagagaagaaaaagataaacttTTATCTTAGCCAAGGTGAGATTAAAagggaatttttaaataaaaaacctaTGCTTATCATGTTGtctaaagatgcttatttaaatcatctagccAATCTTGAAGAGCCTGTATTTCCAAGCtttgtttcttctcttttgcaagagtTCAATGATATCTTTCCGGAGGAGATTCCTGGTGGTTTATCACCTATAGACTTCATCTcaggagctgcaattcctaatagaccTGCCACATAG